Proteins encoded by one window of Juglans regia cultivar Chandler chromosome 15, Walnut 2.0, whole genome shotgun sequence:
- the LOC108991638 gene encoding protein RADIALIS-like 4, with the protein MASSLFSSSSGSNSSWTPKQNKQFEQALALYDKDTPDRWQNVAKAVGGKSAEEVRRHYEVLVQDVMNIESGHVPLPNYKTSTANTGSNGRLGFGDEQIRIILWRAAHEESKAIMKPKHERH; encoded by the exons ATGGCATCAAGCCTTTTCAGTTCTTCAAGTGGTTCTAACTCCTCATGgacaccaaaacaaaacaagcaaTTCGAGCAGGCTCTGGCTTTGTACGACAAGGACACCCCAGACCGCTGGCAAAATGTTGCAAAGGCTGTGGGTGGGAAATCTGCAGAGGAAGTTCGAAGGCATTACGAGGTTCTTGTCCAGGACGTGATGAACATAGAATCTGGCCATGTCCCCCTGCCCAATTACAAAACCAGCACTGCAAATACTGGGAGCAATGGTAGACTAGGATTTGGAGACGAGCAGATCAG GATCATTCTGTGGCGT GCCGCTCATGAAGAATCTAAGGCTATAATGAAACCGAAGCATGAGCGCCATTGA